A part of Astyanax mexicanus isolate ESR-SI-001 chromosome 2, AstMex3_surface, whole genome shotgun sequence genomic DNA contains:
- the bbs4 gene encoding Bardet-Biedl syndrome 4 protein has protein sequence MADEETVKADAPLPVATDPKKPRLKKAPELPILERRNWLIHLHYIRKDYETCKAIIKEQLQETQGMCEYAVYVQALILRLEGKIQQSLELFQSCAILNPTSSDNLKQVARSLFLLGKHKAAIEVYNEAARLNQKDWEISHNLGVCYIYTKDFKSAEEQLNLALQLNKHDMTYMMLGKIYLLEGDTEKAIEIYKKAVEFSSENTELLTTLGLLYMQLGKYQKAFEHLGNALTYDPNNYKAILAAGSMMQTHGDFDVAMNKYRVAAFTVPESPPLWNNIGMCFFGKKKYVAAISCLKRANYLSPFDWKILYNLGLVHLTMQQYASAFHFLSAAINLQPRMGELYMLLAVALTNLDDVDNARRSYEQAIQLDTSNPLVNLNFAVLLYNQGDKKAALQQYQEMEKKVNMLVESNSNTEFDPELIEMAQKMGAALQAGENLFWSKPGKESKNSQHSSSNKSASSQQPLGTNQALGQAMSSAAGYSKSIRLATEPEPDVESAPSPPTEPPGEAEAEDDVEEAVEPPKAKEKKKSKPKAVAE, from the exons GATGCTCCGCTGCCGGTGGCCACTGACCCTAAGAAGCCTCGTCTTAAAAAAG CCCCAGAACTTCCGATTCTAGAGAGGAGAAACTGGCTCATTCATCTTCACTACATCCGCAAAGACTATGAGACCTGCAAG GCCATCATTAAAGAGCAGCTCCAGGAGACTCAGGGCATGTGTGAATATGCTGTTTATGTCCAAG CTCTGATCCTGCGTTTGGAGGGGAAGATCCAGCAGTCGCTAGAGCTGTTCCAGAGCTGTGCCATCCTAAACCCCACCAGCTCTGATAATCTCAAACAAGTGGCCCGCTCCCT GTTTCTCTTAGGGAAGCATAAGGCCGCTATTGAAGTTTACAATGAGGCGGCCCGTCTCAACCAGAAGGACTGG GAGATCAGTCACAATCTTGGAGTTTGCTACATCTACACCAAGGACTTTAAGAGT GCTGAGGAGCAGCTCAACCTGGCACTGCAGCTAAACAAACATGACATGACCTACATGATGCTGGGAAAGATCTACCTGTTAGAGGGAGACACAGAGAAGGCAATAGAAATCTACAAGAAAGCTGTGGA GTTCTCCTCAGAGAACACAGAACTGCTGACCACACTGGGGCTGTTGTACATGCAG CTTGGAAAATATCAAAAAGCCTTTGAACACCTCGGGAATGCACTGACGTACGACCCAAACAATTACAAG GCCATCCTGGCAGCAGGCAGCATGATGCAGACGCATGGGGATTTCGACGTGGCCATGAATAAATATCGCGTGGCAGCGTTCACGGTGCCTGAGAGCCCCCCTCTCTGGAACAACATCGGCATGTGCTTCTTCGGAAAGAAGAAATATGTAGCT gCTATAAGCTGTCTGAAGAGAGCAAACTACCTGTCTCCGTTTGATTGGAAGATCCTGTATAACCTGGGTTTGGTGCACCTTACCATGCAGCAGTACGCCTCAGCCTTCCACTTCCTCAGTGCTGCCATTAACCTGCAGCCACGCATGGGAGAGCTGTACATGCTCTTGGCAG ttgcTCTGACGAATCTGGATGATGTAGACAATGCACGCAGGTCCTATGAACAAGCCATTCAACTGGATAC gTCCAACCCTCTGGTGAATCTGAATTTTGCAGTGTTGCTGTATAATCAGGGAGACAAGAAGGCTGCACTACAGCAATACCAAGAGATGGAGAAGAAAGTCAACATGTTGGTGGAGAGCAACAGCAACACTGAATTTGACCCAGAG cttaTTGAGATGGCGCAGAAGATGGGTGCAGCCCTGCAGGCGGGGGAGAATTTATTCTGGTCTAAACCAGGAAAAGAATCTAAGAACAGCCAGCATTCCTCTTCCAACAAGTCTGCTTCTTCCCAGCAGCCACTAGGCACCAATCAAGCTTTGGGCCAGGCCATGTCTTCTGCTGCTGGTTACAGCAAGAGCATTCGGTTAGCTACAG AGCCAGAGCCAGATGTGGAAAGCGCCCCGTCTCCCCCCACAGAGCCCCCCGGGGAAGCAGAGGCTGAAGATGATGTAGAGGAAGCCGTGGAGCCTCCTAAAgccaaagagaagaaaaagagcaaACCCAAAGCAGTGGCTGAATAG